A window of the Microcaecilia unicolor chromosome 5, aMicUni1.1, whole genome shotgun sequence genome harbors these coding sequences:
- the HPS6 gene encoding LOW QUALITY PROTEIN: Hermansky-Pudlak syndrome 6 protein (The sequence of the model RefSeq protein was modified relative to this genomic sequence to represent the inferred CDS: inserted 6 bases in 5 codons; deleted 5 bases in 4 codons; substituted 3 bases at 3 genomic stop codons) yields MKKFGALEQLSDFSDFSRYQQLREVLQAAWAAVQLRASPEGQHLLLLLSAERRLLSFDRLPRAAHCLQAAGCLERSWPPQHPCVADIIFVETGGAESGAARPGDPPWVLVIVWENGRAEVWQXTGRIGGWGQLQSLELCSSARARVVSVCSHXRGIVWCEERPPAEASGRESAFSYCICQRSLALEKCDVTLGPVNIVLHHSLQYRLLSSPQDVFFVPDCVHRERAVQLLLVWXPMAGKITIVSPTRGFIHSXSLVLGELDFKKLLAEYVGLLPSIEAMDIHSSALSYCGELCCSANRVTLIYXEKWGCEDVYRLAVSPSFRSXSPEQIYGNTLASVVDRVLYLIDLSTGRLMEEKDIEYRGVDIMKPSKDCAIQLLTKTGDNCRSEPALVEMVFEEACKYYQKRSLSNTKLTVESPEKKCMFQAPIALASILQSYKKESNTKDHLQQSYANLMSTLSSELQSYLSLELLKSRIIDASESDSQQYCEDLVDQEXVVFLSSDLGKEKLAYMNTIFNVFPKAAWKSVKRNLQLQWNGDGKLVARAVPDVWKKILGPGSLSEEANLNGVFPLFELICQSLYKFKPTWLPSFVAELTHQQVSLTWNYGCKESSESVPLYKRALSVLAKRRDNTTDNDADIEIELLLCSERPKAIMQAVNILIHSKQWERVVEAALKYSKFSPVINKDIFTTLLAQFXQHRELDPYLGKLWEICPTDMTVTDILNIVLQHVPNSEEDHSPFPSNSENQLTVGLLKPLLNRVLQYHPKSDTYVDVVQTLSFPPPTPPREHRTIRKVSTDPAHQEVSQLEFLQRTTSLSDI; encoded by the exons ATGAAGAAGTTTGGGGCGCTGGAGCAGCTGTCAGACTTCAGCGACTTCAGTCGTTATCAGCAGCTACGGGAGGTTCTGCAAGCCGCCTGGGCCGCTGTG CAGCTCCGAGCCAGCCCGGAGGGTCAGCATTTGCTGCTGTTGCTGTCTGCAGAGCGAAGGTTGCTGTCCTTTGACCGCCTCCCGCGGGCCGCGCACTGCTTGCAGGCTGCAGGCTGTTTGGAGAGGAGCTGGCCGCCCCAGCATCCGTGTGTCGCTGACATTATCTTCGTGGAAACCGGAGGAGCCGAGAGCGGTGCGGCGCGGCCGGGGGATCCCCCTTGGGTGCTGGTGATTGTCTGGGAGAACGGCCGGGCGGAAGTATGGCA TACCGGCCGTATCGGTGGTTGGGGGCAACTTCAGAGCCTGGAGCTGTGTAGTAGTGCCCGAGCTCGGGTGGTCTCGGTCTGCAGTC GCAGGGGCATCGTCTGGTGCGAGGAGAGGCCTCCTGCTGAAGCCTCAGGCAGGGAGAGCGCCTTCAGCTACTGCATCTGTCAGCGGTCACTGGCCTTGGAGAAGTGCGATGTGACTCTGGGCCCAGTGAACATCGTCCTACACCACAGTCTGCAGTACCGGCTC CTTTCCTCGCCCCAGGATGTCTTTTTTGTGCCGGACTGCGTCCACCGTGAACGGGCTGTCCAGCTACTGCTCGTCT TCCCTATGGCAGGTAAAATCACTATTGTTTCCCCCACCAGAGGTTTCATCCACA ACAGCCTGGTCTTAGGCGAGTTGGATTTCAAGAAGCTTCTTGCTGAGTACGTTGGGCTTTTGCCTTCCATAGAAGCCATGGATATCCATAGTTCCGCGCTCTCCTATTGTGGTGAGCTTTGCTGCTCCGCAAACAGGGTAACGTTGATTTACTGAGAGAAATGGGGCTGTGAGGATGTGTATCGCTTGGCGGTCTCTCCTTCGTTCAGAAGTTGAAGTCCAGAGCAGATATATGGCAATACGTTGGCCAGTGTGGTGGATAGAGTTTTATACCTCATTGATTTATCCACT GGGAGACTGATGGAGGAAAAGGATATTGAATACAGAGGAGTTGACATCATGAAGCCTTCAAAAGACTGTGCTATCCAACTCCTCACTAAAACTG GGGATAACTGTAGGTCAGAGCCGGCATTAGTGGAGATGGTGTTTGAGGAAGCTTGTAAGTATTATCAGAAGAGAAGCCTCAGTAACACAAAACTCACTGTGGAGAGTCCTGAAAAG AAGTGTATGTTTCAAGCGCCTATTGCATTGGCATCCATTTTACAGAGTTATAAAAAAGAAAGTAATACCAAAGATCATCTTCAGCAGTCTTATGCAAATTTGATGAGTACTTTGAGCAGTGAGCTTCAAAGCTACTTGAGTCTAGAGCTCCTTAAATCACGTATCATTGATGCATCAGAAAGTGACAGCCAGCAGTATTGTGAGGATTTGGTGGACCAGGAGTAAGTCGTCTTTCTTAGTTCTGATTTGGGCAAAGAAAAACTTGCTTATATGAACACCATTTTTAATGTTTTCCCTAAAGCAGCTTGGAAATCTGTAAAAAGGAACTTGCAGCTCCAGTGGAATGGAGATGGCAAACTGGTGGCTAGAGCTGTACCAGATGTATGGAAGAAAATTTTGGGACCAGGCTCTTTGTCAGAAGAAGCCAATCTGAATGGGGTATTTCCACTGTTTGAGCTGATATGCCAATCTTTGTACAAGTTTAAACCAACGTGGCTGCCCAGTTTTGTAGCAGAACTGACTCATCAACAAGTTAGTCTTACTTGGAATTATGGTTGTAAAGAGAGTTCTGAAAGTGTTCCCTTGTACAAGAGGGCACTCTCAGTCCTGGCAAAGAGACGTGACAACACTACAGATAATGATGCGGACATAGAGATCGAACTTCTGCTGTGTAGTGAGCGACCTAAAGCTATCATGCAGGCTGTAAATATATTGATTCATTCCAAGCAATGGGAACGAGTTGTTGAGGCTGCACTGAAGTATTCCAAGTTCAGTCCAGTGATTAATAAAGACATCTTCACAACTCTTTTGGCACAGT GCCAGCACAGGGAACTGGACCCTTACCTTGGCAAGCTCTGGGAGATTTGCCCTACGGATATGACAGTGACTGACATCCTTAACATTGTCTTACAGCATGTTCCAAACTCTGAGGAAGATCACAGTCCGTTCCCAAGCAATAGTGAAAACCAGCTGACTGTTGGATTGCTTAAACCGCTGTTGAACAGAGTCCTTCAGTATCATCCCAAGTCTGACACATATGTAGATGTTGTACAGACTCTAtcttttcctccccccaccccaccaagggAGCATAGGACAATCAGAAAAGTTAGTACTGACCCTGCTCATCAAGAAGTTAGCCAGCTTGAATTCCTCCAAAGGACTACTTCTCTGTCAGATATATAA